One window from the genome of Ictidomys tridecemlineatus isolate mIctTri1 chromosome 12, mIctTri1.hap1, whole genome shotgun sequence encodes:
- the Garem2 gene encoding GRB2-associated and regulator of MAPK protein 2 isoform X4, with the protein MEAITFSVKVVSGEFSEDSEVYNFTLHAGDELTLMGQAEILCAKTTKERSRFTTLLRKLGRAGALAGVGSPGSAGAAGGGGGARPIKGKMPCLICMNHRTNESLSLPFQCQGRFSTRSPLELQMQEGEHTVRAIIERVRLPVNVLVPSRPPRNPYDLHPVREGHCYKLVSIISKTVVLGLALRREGPAPLHFLLLTDTPRFALPQGLLAGDPRVERLVRDSASYCRERFDPDEYSTAVREAPAELTDDCASPRRARLCLPAPRAPGPARAFGPPLPAPSTDRDQEEYVSPDWAGVPEPAAPPAEIPYEELWAHQAPESLAEGRARPPPGPDLICFGAAGSPRCEPEAPPPPVPPKSEAVKEECRLLNAPPVPPRGGSGRLSGSPPVPPRFPKLQPVHSPSSSLSYYSSGLQDGTGSRNGSGSPSPDAYSLYCYPCTWGDCKVGESSSSRPPPGPLPSTTTQPSQASRALAEPLSGRAPSLLGADTPVKTYHGCPPLFKPSHSQRRFAPLGAPNSFSGPTYSTGPPAASSGPTTSSSALATSSPAHSPGPASPGQAYSAAPPSSPSSSEWQEPALEPLDPFELGQSSSPELGLLRCQEPRVMGASGPGPCLSPLGPPKAFEPEGLVLRQVPASLSPAALQGPEAGGARLFLTPGRMEGPPASPRDGASGFGGRDAPSWQPPADLSALSLEEVSRSLRFIGLSEDVVSFFARERIDGSIFVQLSEDILADDFHLTKLQVKKIMQFIKGWRPKI; encoded by the exons ATGGAAGCCATCACTTTCAGCGTCAAG GTGGTGTCGGGCGAGTTCAGCGAGGACAGCGAGGTGTACAACTTCACACTACACGCGGGCGACGAGCTCACCCTCATGGGCCAGGCGGAAATTCTGTGCGCCAAGACCACCAAGGAGCGCTCGCGCTTTACCACGCTGCTGCGCAAGCTGGGCCGCGCCGGGGCGCTGGCCGGGGTGGGCAGTCCGGGGAGCGCGGGAGCTGCGGGCGGCGGTGGGGGTGCCAGGCCCATCAAAGGCAAGATGCCCTGCCTCATCTGCATGAATCACCGCACCAACGAGAGCCTGAGCCTGCCTTTCCAGTGCCAGGGCCGCTTCAGTACGCGCAGCCCGCTGGAGCTGCAGATGCAGGAGGGCGAGCACACAGTGCGCGCCATCATCGAGCGCGTGCGGCTGCCAGTGAACGTCCTGGTGCCCAGCCGGCCGCCGCGAAACCCCTACGACCTGCACCCGGTACGGGAAGGCCACTGCTACAAGCTGGTCAGCATCATCTCCAAGACCGTGGTGCTGGGGCTGGCGCTGCGCCGGGAAGGCCCGGCGCCTCTGCACTTCTTGCTGCTCACTGACACCCCGCGCTTCGCGCTGCCGCAGGGCCTGCTGGCCGGGGACCCGCGTGTCGAGCGTCTGGTGCGCGACAGCGCCTCCTACTGCCGGGAGCGCTTCGACCCGGACGAATACTCCACAGCCGTGCGCGAGGCGCCCGCCGAGCTCACCGACGACTGCGCCAGCCCGCGCCGCGCGCGCCTCTGCCTGCCTGCGCCGCGCGCCCCGGGGCCCGCGCGTGCATTCGGCCCGCCCCTACCCGCGCCCTCCACTGACCGCGACCAGGAGGAGTACGTGAGCCCGGACTGGGCAGGTGTGCCCGAGCCCGCCGCGCCGCCCGCCGAGATCCCCTATGAGGAGCTGTGGGCGCATCAGGCTCCCGAGAGCCTCGCGGAGGGCCGCGCCCGGCCGCCCCCAGGGCCAGACCTCATCTGTTTTGGAGCCGCGGGGTCTCCGCGTTGCGAGCCGGAAGCGCCGCCGCCTCCCGTCCCTCCCAAATCAGAGGCG GTGAAAGAGGAGTGCCGCCTCCTGAATGCACCCCCTGTGCCTCCCCGGGGTGGCAGTGGCCGGCTCTCAGGCAGCCCCCCTGTGCCGCCCCGCTTCCCCAAGCTGCAGCCTGTCCACTCACCCAGCTCCAGCCTTTCCTACTATTCCTCTGGCCTCCAGGATGG CACGGGTTCCCGCAATGGCAGTGGCTCCCCGTCACCAGATGCCTACTCCCTCTATTGCTACCCTTGCACCTGGGGAGATTGCAAGGTGGGCGAGTCCTCCTCCAGCCGCCCACCCCCAGGTCCTCTGCCCTCCACAACCACACAGCCCAGCCAGGCCTCTAGGGCCCTTGCAGAGCCCCTGAGTGGTCGAGCCCCTTCCCTTTTGGGGGCTGACACCCCAGTCAAGACCTACCATGGCTGTCCACCCCTGTTCAAGCCTTCCCACTCCCAGAGACGCTTTGCTCCCTTAGGAGCTCCCAACTCCTTCTCAGGGCCCACCTACTCAACAGGCCCTCCTGCCGCTTCTTCTGGGCCCACAACCTCCTCCAGTGCCTTGGCTACCTCCAGCCCTGCACAttccccaggcccagcctcccctgGCCAGGCCTATTCAGctgctcctccctcttctccctcatcCTCTGAGTGGCAAGAACCAGCCCTGGAGCCCCTGGATCCCTTCGAGCTAGGGCAGAGCAGTTCTCCAGAGCTCGGTTTGCTGCGCTGTCAGGAGCCCAGAGTCATGGGGGCATCTGGACCTGGACCCTGCCTTTCGCCACTTGGTCCCCCTAAAGCCTTTGAGCCAGAAGGTTTGGTGCTGAGGCAGGTCCCTGCCTCACTGTCACCAGCTGCTCTGcaggggcctgaggcaggaggagcccgaCTCTTTCTTACCCCAGGGCGGATGGAGGGTCCTCCTGCCAGTCCCCGGGATGGAGCCTCAGGCTTTGGAGGCCGGGATGCTCCCTCCTGGCAGCCCCCTGCAGATCTATCTGCGCTCTCCCTGGAGGAGGTCTCTCGCAGTCTGCGCTTCATTGGGCTCTCTGAGGACGTGGTGAGCTTCTTTGCCCGAGAGCGTATTGATGGAAGCATCTTTGTGCAGCTCAGTGAGGACATCCTGGCCGACGACTTCCACCTCACCAAGCTGCAGGTCAAGAAGATCATGCAGTTCATCAAAGGCTGGAGGCCCAAGATATGA